The Gadus morhua chromosome 10, gadMor3.0, whole genome shotgun sequence genome segment TTGACGGTATGGCAATTTGAAAattctatattatattatctatatTTACAAACAGTATATCTTACGTATACTAATGAAAATACCATGTTTCTGATGctatttgttaaatgtttgaaaaaAACGTTCACTTTACCGTGTGGCGGAAAGGGGATTTTAAATTAGCACGGTGTTTCTCGTCTTCAGGCTACAAACTAAACCACTGATTATCAATGTTGCTCACCTGGCGCCTGTCACCCGAGGCCCCGCCGACCTACTGCTCTTAACGTCCAAGTAACTGCTCTTCTCTCGTTCACGTCAATAACATCCCTTTAAAGAGCCGAATAACTGATCCCTAGACCCTCATGTTCTGCTTGTTTAAATGGTCTAAACATTGTCGTGAACTTTGAACTGCAAAATAAAAGACGTGACGAAGACCGGTAACTACTTTATCATACAACGGCAACAATTACAATGATCATTAACTCGCATAAAAAGTAAACATATTAAGCAGCTCAATTTTCAGCTGCATAATGTGTCAGCCAGCCAGCACACTTCAACGCATGATTTTCCCAATTCACACTTGGTACGAGGAGATTTTATTTTCAAATCTGGatgtaaaatatttaaataattataaacCATACTATGTATGAAGCACGCGTATGTACAATGGCAAAAAGTGCATTGGGTTGACAAAAGGAGACAGCATATTCAATCAATCCCTGGAAGAGGAACTCGAAAGCAAGCATCTTTCAAGAGCAGGAGCAATTAAATTAATTACATTTACAGAGCTATTATTTCTTGGCTAATAAAAAAGGAACAAGTTAAAGTAATATCTTCTTGCAATACATTCTCTTTAACATTGTTTTCTAGAGTAGTTAATTGTCAACGGTGCTTATGATAAGAAAACATAAAATCCCCAGAATCCAAAAATGTTAGCCTCTCTGAGCAAAATGTTAATAGTGTCTCCTTTGTTTAGTAATTGCTGTTAATAGAGGCTTTAAGTTTAAGGAAAGGACACATGCCATTGTAGGAGAAATACACTGCACTCGTGGTGTCTAAGAAAAGATTAATTTCCAGTGATTAAATCAGGAGCTAATAATATTAAATCTTACAAGTCAAGCCTGCTGGCATGTATAATGATTTCTATAGTTTGTCCTTGTTCAATATATCTTTAATCCTATCGCACTAAGATTTAAGCAAGACAAAAGCTAAATCAAAAGAACAACAACCTCAAACTTAGTGGCTCATTTTGGAATTGATGTGAATGAAACGCCTGGACAGAGGTCAGAGAGGCATTTGAAACGTCATTAAGTGCACGAGACAGGCATGTATAACGAGACAGGCATGTGTAACGAGACAGGCATGTGTAATGTGCTGTACTACTGAATGAAAGGATCCAGACCAAACATCAGTCAACAattgtggtggtgtttgtgtggggggggggggggggggggggggggggggggggcgctgtccTGAAGGCATAACAATGTGAATGCTAGGATGCGAGTGATGACAGGAAGTAAGGGAAAATGTATGCCCACATAGATGTTACAGCCGGAGAAGTACTGTTAGGTAAAGTGGTCTTTCCCTTTGCACCCGCTCGCAAACAGGAATAACAAGAGTTCCagaaaaataatacaactttccctctcttcctcaatctcgttttattcttcttcttcttctgctcctctcaTCTCGTTATTTGACACAGGTTGGCCAACTGAGGCCTCCACAGGCAGCTGAGACGATGCTGTAGAGAATGACCtggaacagagagacaggtttCGTGAAATTACCATTCACACCTACAAGACAAGTTTTCTTACAGTAGACGTGATCGATATTACAGGAAGATGTTCTGAGCATACAGTTTTTTCTGAAAAGACCCTCAACACTCACTCCAAAAACAATAACATCAAACTGTGTGAAAAATCATTTCATATTTTAATCATATAGTTATTTGCCAACATTTTCCAACTTACCAGTGCCACAAGCACTATTACAACCGTCAATTTGAGGTTCTTCATACACATGGCCCTTGCTAGGTTGCGACTGGTGGTTTTAAATGTCACTGACTGAGGAGAGGAAGATATGGATcagtgatggtgctgtggacACATAATGTGACACATACTGTACCTAACAGGGACATGTAGTCCCATGATGCTATACAGAAGGGTCAAGGATATATGTATATCGGACAcatattgattatattgtgAAGACAATACATAGGTGTTTTCACTCATGCATCAAGTTCAGTttaaaaaaatgataataatgtTTGATCACTAAGTCACATTTGCCACTATCACTACTATATCTAACCCCATATTTCCGACCATCATAAAAACAATATAACAGCATACTAAACTACTAAATCAATAGCAGTGGAAGACTTTTGAACTCACTGAATCAACCAGATTTTCTGTCTTGTCAATCAGTAGCTCAAGCTTCTCCCCTCTCTGGGCCACCAAGTCTGAGGAACAAaacccagacagacaaacagggtTGGGACACCTCTATTCATCCATGTCCTTCAATCGGTATTACAATGTATTATATCATCACTAATGTAGGATAATTAGACAAGCCAAGTTGTAGCTCTACATCCTAGTTATGggtagggatggggatcattaatGTTGATTGATATcaataccattttcgatactccTTAACGATCCGAGTCTTTATCGATACCACCATCGATGCTTTTCTATTAATTGGTGGAAATACAACGCGTTTTTAGTGATGAGGaatatgtaattcttaataaatattgacatcagtagttttaattatatatactaaAATGATTAGAGTGCTATAAAACTGTATTAAATACAGAAACATGAGCAAtacagtattactcatgtttctcaccaaaaactcaatttaacgtttctttatgttacatttgaacgcatcatgatAACCTAACAGTCGTTTTAATgagccaacctcaacacatTATCACGCAGCACATCTGAAACGTTATTGACTTTTTAAGATAGCTTGTATGCTGCCGATTAAAACACCAATTTCACaattggattactatttttaactgacgggactagcgacaatgtctgtgtgtgcgattacGATCGTTTTTTGAGTGGATGATTAAGACAGGCCCTTCTGTGGTGATAcagcagaaggaggagaaagggtctTTTCAACTCAGAGACAGTCAAAGGTACTGCATTtggcctttatttgatgcacaatgctaatgtgcttggccattgaggttgtgttcccCCCTTTACAATAAATGGACGCCCTTTTCGCCCATTCAGCCATCCTCGTGAGCAAAGTTAACTGCCAgacttcacttgttttacttgtaatacctgtttgcttacaattccattcaaaaacattggtggacacgctgtagtgattggattgatttgatGTAATTGCCGTGATGATTAAAGGAAGTGCACTCGATAGGTGCAgtgggaaagaggagagaaaatgTAGGTGAGGTGTGTAAGCTAGGCAACTTAGCTAAAACAGGGAAAAAATCATTGCAAGGTAAGAAATCACTAGAATCAACCACAACCTTCCATTGGTGTGCAGAGAGGCAACAGAGATGCATACTACAAAAAACGGGGAAGCCCTTTGAAGATGATTATGGGGCTGTAATGACTGAGATCACAAATTTGAGAAGAGAATGAAAGTATGCTGAACAAGAGAACAAATGACTACTTCAGACAGAAATTTGTGGGGCACAATATCAATGAATCTGATCATAAAAAGCCCAAGGCAAAACCATGAGAGAGATAAGAAATTCTGCAAGGAAGTTTACCTATGTCCCGAACCATGATGCCTTTCAAGTCATCCACCTGCATCTGAGTATCAGCGAGGCGGTCTGACCCCCGTGGATCTGAATGGTGTTTCTTTGAAGAGAGAAGAGGCGTAGGAGGATAAGTGAACAAGAGTTTCAAAAgtattttcataaaaaaaaagaaaaaaaaaaaagtttaatccGAAGCATCATATAATACAGTGACATTCCTCGTGCACAATTTTTTTGGTCTCCGATTCTTGCACATCTCCTTATCTCACCGGAAAATAATCTGATTCGTGCCTGTTCGATTTTGTAAACCCTGACTGTCGTTTGAATTCAAAAGATCCTACGCCTAGCCCCGGCAGTGATAATTACATGACAGTTAAGCCAGACAGGTCGACCTCCAATCAAAGTAAGGCTTTATGTGATCTCATCAAAGTAAGGCTTTGTGTGATATCAACAAGTCGTCTGTAATATTATGTTAAAGGACCTTCAAGATAACTAATATATTACTATACAATTATCACTATACTATGCATCATTTCCCTCACCATCTGAGCAGCCAGAGTGGATGAAAATTCACTGTTCATTGCGTATGGCAGGGCCGTCTGGGCCCGTGAGCCGTAGGTCGTCTGGAAGCGCTTCTTCACCTCACTGAGAAAGCTGAAGGCACGGGACCTCTCAAAGTCCTGGCAAGAATGTGATACATGATACATTCATCAGTAGATGCCCAGTCACTAATAATAGTTCAAGAAAAACAGAGATACTTACATCGTCCGTGATGCACAGGTATATGATTCGGTCATGACAGATGTAATGAAAGAGATAGCTGAAAAAGAGGAACGTTGGTGTCAATGTCGGAGATTCATGTTTATATCTGTAAATATATTACCCGGATGGTATTCAACCATTCATTCTATGCCCATTATTCTCATTTGTCCAGTCCATTCTCAGACTAGAAAGAACGCATTACCATAGGTTGTGtggttagtttgtgtgtgtgtgtgtgtggttagtttgtgtttgtgtgtgtgtgtgtgtgtgtgtgtgtgtgtgtgtgtgtgtgtgtgtgtgtgtgtgtgtgtgtgtgtgtgtgtgtgtgtgtgtgtgtgtgtgggtgggtgggtgggtgggtgggtgggtgtgtgtgtgtgtgtgtgtgtgtgtgtgtgtgtgagtgattgaggGGAGGCTAGGCCTACCTGCCATGGCTGTATGTAAGCTTGTTGTTTTCAGAGGGGATCTTGGCCAATATCTGTTCCGTGACTTCGAGGAAGTTCCCACCGCACCATGCGTGCTTGGCCAGGATCGTGGTCCCGCGGGCCACCACCGCAAAGAggattgccatggcaacaggcaGATTGACACTGGCACGAGAGAAAGGTTCCACATAAAGACGTTGTTTACCAATGACAACCAGTGAAAAGAGACAGGATACATTTCAAATGTTGAACGAGTAAGAAGAGAAAGGacgagggagagaaaggcgatacacacatatgtattACAAATAGTGTAAGTAATTAAATGAGATTTCAACGCGAATCGTAAATCACGAGAAACGAAAATGATAGCTGACTTCAATGTAGGGAGAACCACAACAAGCCCGAATCAGTCGATATTGTGGTTTCTCTAGAGGAAATCTAGCGTGTCCTTGGTTTACGATAACTGCAATAACCTAATAAACACCTTTGACTTCTTCGAGGCTTGATGAATGTGATGTCAGGCGACTTCTGTCATTTATAGGGAATTCAGACGCTAGCGAGCTAGCTAATCCCTCTCCCTTCGAGTTTTTTCTGCTGAGGATATCGCCCAGCCCTGGATAACAGACAGGGTCCATATGGAGGATGTAGTTTTTCTAACAGTCCTCGCCGTTGACAGTACATGGAAAATGTACCTCTTCTGAACTACATATATATAACTTCCTGTCAGAACTGACCAACGTCATATGTTTTCATTGACGTCATATCTCGGCGACGCCATACAAAAACGTTGTTGCTAGTGCACCCTGATCGGAAGGCGAAACATGGCTGGGGATTGCGAAAAGAAACCAGTTCTGGAGATGGTATGATTTAGATAACATCGCATTCAATTTTCACAAAACAGATGTAAAGTTATGTGACTGTTTAACGATAAATTGGAATGTCATCTCTCTGTTAAAGTAGCCAATCGTATCCGGCTGAGTGGAGATAACGTTATCGCTCACGTGGAGTACAAACAATGTCAAGAAAAATAAAAGCCAGCTTTGGTCAAATGTGGGTACTTCTAAATCTGTACATATTCATTATATAACAAAGTATATTAAAACAATGAATCTAAAATTGAAATAGCCTGATTATACCCTCCTCACTTTAACccccactagagggcagcagaTGAGCAGAGGGATGTAGCGATAACCAGACCCCGCTGATAAACCACTGCTTCACATTAGTCAGAACGTTTGTCCTAAAGAATGTTGGTTTGGTGGCGTCTTCATAGTCATGCACGCAACGGTAATGCAGTGCACATTGCTAATGAGTGTGACACAGCTGGTCTTTGTCAGCCCATTGTCTTATAGATAACAGCTTTTTCCATGACCCTTGTGAGGATGAGACCTAACGATAGAAGAGAACCAAAGGCTTGAAAAGAGGAGCTAATGCGATGGTTGTTCTGTTGTTCAATGTAGATGCAGGCGGATGGAGGTGATGAGGGTTGTGTGACGTACGTTCTGCACAATGAGGATCACACACTGGGGAACTCACTCAGATACCTGGTGATGAAAGAGTAAGTACTGCCGAGATGATGACCACCCAGCCTAAAACGTCTTCATACATACTTCTTTCCACCATACATTTAACTTTCAGTGCTTGTGCCATAAgttaataagaaataaataagaaattgtTTTTCCTTGTCTCTGGTACGAGTGATTTCATGTCCAAAAATTCAAATGATAAGGcttctttttacaattacaaaTTCATAATTGCATATATTATAGGTCTTTACACATCAAACAGAGATCTCACAGCAACATTTATAATGTTGCTGTGAGATCTCTGTTTGATGTAGGCAAATGTTTGGAAATGGGTCTGGAAGAAGGCCTGGGATAGTTTTGTGTGCACATTCTACAACTTCATTCATTCAACAGATTCATCGTCTGTCTGATTGGTCAGCGAATATTTATTGCATCCATGCAATACATCTATATTTCAACCTGGGGATATGACTGACTGGCTGGTGTCATAGCTTTAGAGCACCTTATTATTTTACGGCCTCGTAAGTCATATCGGCATctgtgaaaaaaaagttttttgacGTAATTTGAACAAGCGACTTGGTAACGTCAAAGTTCAATAAAAGTTAGTTTTCACTTTTTAAGTCAATGTATGTGTTAACAAAAAATTCAACCCTCATAGTGTTTGTCTGCCTTGTGTTTCTGTCAGTGTGGACGTGGAGTTCTGTGGGTACAGCATCACACACCCCTCTGAGAGCAAAATCAACTTTCGCATTCAGACACGAGGTAGGTCACCGAATCCTGCACTTCCCTTGACTTTCTTTGATGTTTTGATCGAACAAATATCAAAAATTTACATCCCAAAGCATATTTATTGTAGCTATATCTAAGAAACATTATATTGGTATGTTGTCGTTTTAAAGAGGGAATAGAGTACCACAGGCCACATTTAAGTTGACTTACAAAGGGTGCCACCTTCTTACAGACATAAACAACATACATTATCGAAAAATATTATAAGTCCAAATGTTCGGACATAGCAAATTGATACCTAGCTGTCACATGTCAAGGGCCAAATATAATAGAAGTATGTGATCATTATTTCTGAAGATTTAAACCGCTATTGTTGcagcgaaaaaaaaaagaacaaaagaaaatctgcattaataaatattttttatttagtcaaataataattttaactagaactaaaatgtatatatataattttttcaaTTTTCAATTCATATTGTATTTACAGCCTTAGCAAGATGCTTTAGGGCACTAAACTAGGCTTTCTTGCATCTCGGGCTCTGGTTGTCATTATGTCGGTATTGCTTTTGCAATGCAAATTATTCATCCACTGAGTTTTCCCGAGAAAATGGTATGAGCAGTAAAGCCATTTCACAACCGCACACAATAATTGGAACAGCTTCTACAAACAAATGTAGCCACGATAGTCCTCAATGTGGGTAAACGTAGCATTAACTTCCCAGAATTTCTGGTCTTTTGGTATCCATGAAACCTCTAAGAATCCTGCAGAGTATCGCTTTGATCTGGCCTGATCGCGCTGAAATTATGACTACTTAGAATTTTTGGTGCAATTATTTGATTTCACATTTTTGTGAACATCATGAGTCAGGAGTTAATGAAGAGCAGCTGCTTAATTTGGAATAAAAAAAGAACCGTCGGCATTTTAGAGATGGAAAATATCCAAACACGGTGCCAAGCACAAATTGTTTCTAAAAAATGTAGGCCAAATATGTACATACATTCATCATAAACATGTCTTTCTTTTGGGTGTTTTGAGATGTAGTTGGCTGAGATACACCAATTCATTCCAAAATTGATTGTAGAACACATTTTTAATTCACGGTCTGCAAACCATAATTGCCTGCATTGGATTATTGGATAATCAGAAATGCATTAGGACATTTGCCGGCCAGCCTTTTCTGGTTCTTTTTTTATGAAGATTTTCCAGGTCCATAGATTAcagtcaataataataatacatatcatACTTCTCACTAAGACGTCTGTAGATGTAAATAGCCCACAGAAAAGTATCACAGGTTCATTAAGCAGTACAAAAATGAGCAGGGACCCATCAGTACCACATACTGTATTATATCCTAAGCATTTTACGGCCAGCCTTTTCTATACATACATTCAGTCGTCCCTCGGAGTGACATCCAAACATGCTCAGCTACAGTTTCCATAGCGGAACATCAGCGCACGAAGCTGTTGGCACCACAAACCCTCTGATGCCACGCAGCTGCACATGCACGCCAATCCAATGGATTTCTGATTATAAAGACCGGTAACAGAAGTTGCTGATCCGTGTCCCATCATCTGGTCCAATCAACTCATAACTGTCCTCCGTCTTCTCTCATGCTCAATAACCTGCTTTGAAGTTTCATTTTGTAATCAAACCTATAAATGAGCTCATTTTCATTGTcaaatatctgtgtgtgttggtgtgtggatatatatatatatatatatatatatatatatatatatatatatatatatatagctcatAAAGCTCATATAATAAACACAAATGTTTATTATATGAAAGCTCATATAATAAACATATGAATGTTTATTATGCAATGCCAAAAACAGTAAAAAGCTGTTCTATAGCACAGCTGTTTGTATATAGAACATATGGTTGTGCTTAATACTGGTATTCCCATTGCTGCCTGTTTCCCTTTGGCCGTCCTAGGGGGCATCCCGGCCACAGAGCCCCTGAGGACGGGCTTAACGCAGCTCAACCATGTGTGTCAACATGTGCTCAACACCTTCCAGGTAGGTTCTCAGTAAACGCAAAACAAGGGAGTTTAATGCACCGCGAGCATAGACGAACACaattttgtattttctattgGTCTTGTACATTTGTATTGACAATAAAGCTGATTTATAATTTTGAGTTTCTATGGACAAGCCAGGCTCCAAAAAAAtaattggtgtttttttttcgaTGAAATGTCATGTACACATGACCATGAAGTTGGAGCACAAAGTGATGTCGTTTTATGATCTGAAATGTAGAAAAGGTTGATAAGATACATGAAGAATGTTCTTCTGTGTCAATTATTCAATCAGTTTCAATATTGCACTAGTTAGGATATTCTGGGACATCTGTGATCCCAAGAGTGATTGCCAAACCATTTTGTAGTCTTAATTTTACCAATATTTAAAAAGTGCAGTCTTATTGTTCGATAAAACCCTGTTATGCATCATCAATGCATGTGTGCAACCAAGGAATGATCATATCGTACTGTTAGTGATCATTAACCAGAACCCCCTTTTTAGTGGACTGGTGATTTTATAGTCGGTATGCGTTTTGTGATTTCCAAAGTGGGCGCAGATCAGGCAAGCTGATGATGCAGCTGCATGGCACAGGTGTGATGCCACATAAAAATAATCTTTGCCTTCTGGCTGAACACATGACGCGGGTTCTTCAGACATGTGCTGTAAACAGCCAAACAACGCTTAATCTAATCGCCAGAATCAAGTAACGACAGCCTTTTGACTAAATATTCCCTTGTTCTATAAGTTTGTGTTTATAAGTTTTTTGCATGTTTACATGTTGAAGTGACCAAAAATCGGATATAAAAAAAGACCGTTGGACCGGGATGTTTTCACCAGTGCCCCGGCTGAGTGCTTGTTTGCGACGTTGTTTGGGGGGAGTTTGGAGGTTTGCCTTGGtgtagtgtgggggggggggggggggtcaggtcaAGTGAGGGGAGCCATGCATGCGGTGCTCCAGCCCCAGCAGGATTGTACCCTAGTCAGAGGGGTAGGCACACAGACATTGGCACACACCTAAATGTCCCCCCACCCGGTTCTCTCCTCGCACTTTTCTTGTTTTCATTCCTATGGGGTGGCAGCGGGGGGGGATCTCTGGCTGAcggttctcctcctgctctacaGGCCCGGGTGGACGAGTTCAAGGGGAACCAGGATCAGTCCATGGAGTGAAACCCGCCCAGTGGGAGaatggagcacacacacacacacacacgcatgaatgcaaacacacacacacacacacacacatacacaccacaacTCTGACACAAGGCCAGAGTTGTTTGTATAGTTTTTCATTTTTGCCCATTATTTTATCCATTGCGTGAAATGTACAGAATGATTGGATAAACAATAAAAGTCATGTTTTTGGATATTGTCCATTTGGCTTTGCAAAGTCTATTCTTGAATACTCGTGAAGCGTGTTGAACGATGGATTTCATCGgtgccttttgtttgtgttttgggtgAAAGGAAGGCTAGAATGTCCCACTTAGCAGGATAATTCAGGGTGAATGACTTCATATGGTACCAAGAAGTGAGAAGGCCAAAGAGAGGAGcgacatagagagggagggagggagaaatgtATGGAATGGGGTGAAGCAGTTTAATCAAATCCCTCTGCAGATCAGATTTGATAAAGAGAGGCTG includes the following:
- the sybl1 gene encoding vesicle-associated membrane protein 7; this translates as MAILFAVVARGTTILAKHAWCGGNFLEVTEQILAKIPSENNKLTYSHGSYLFHYICHDRIIYLCITDDDFERSRAFSFLSEVKKRFQTTYGSRAQTALPYAMNSEFSSTLAAQMKHHSDPRGSDRLADTQMQVDDLKGIMVRDIDLVAQRGEKLELLIDKTENLVDSSVTFKTTSRNLARAMCMKNLKLTVVIVLVALVILYSIVSAACGGLSWPTCVK
- the polr1d gene encoding DNA-directed RNA polymerases I and III subunit RPAC2 isoform X1; translation: MAGDCEKKPVLEMMQADGGDEGCVTYVLHNEDHTLGNSLRYLVMKDVDVEFCGYSITHPSESKINFRIQTRGGIPATEPLRTGLTQLNHVCQHVLNTFQARVDEFKGNQDQSME
- the polr1d gene encoding DNA-directed RNA polymerases I and III subunit RPAC2 isoform X2, with the translated sequence MQADGGDEGCVTYVLHNEDHTLGNSLRYLVMKDVDVEFCGYSITHPSESKINFRIQTRGGIPATEPLRTGLTQLNHVCQHVLNTFQARVDEFKGNQDQSME